Proteins encoded by one window of Deltaproteobacteria bacterium:
- a CDS encoding flavodoxin family protein, producing MKLLAILGSPRRGGNSEILLDQTIRGARGCGLTTEKVVLRDLRISPCLEIYQCAKAGVCAIDDDMQPLLGKITSYDRLVVASPVFFYNVSAQTKAMIDRCQALWARRYLLQEPVSSLPERQGAYIAVGATRGRKLFVGIKLTMRYFFDAIDVRCVGELLVRGADEMGAVREQKHALDAAYDLGCRLAQLENEQAG from the coding sequence GTGAAATTGTTGGCAATCCTCGGCAGCCCTAGACGCGGTGGCAACAGTGAAATTTTATTGGATCAGACCATCAGAGGCGCCCGTGGCTGTGGTCTCACAACAGAAAAAGTTGTTCTGCGAGATCTCAGAATCAGTCCATGCCTTGAAATATATCAGTGTGCCAAAGCCGGGGTGTGTGCCATTGATGATGATATGCAACCATTGCTTGGGAAGATCACGAGTTATGACCGACTTGTTGTGGCCTCCCCGGTATTTTTCTATAATGTTTCTGCGCAGACAAAAGCGATGATAGATCGCTGCCAGGCCCTGTGGGCCAGGAGATATCTCCTGCAGGAGCCGGTGTCATCTTTGCCTGAGAGGCAGGGTGCCTACATTGCAGTAGGGGCCACCAGGGGCAGGAAACTTTTTGTAGGCATAAAGCTCACCATGAGGTACTTTTTTGATGCCATTGACGTTCGCTGTGTAGGCGAGCTGCTGGTGAGGGGGGCAGACGAAATGGGGGCAGTCAGAGAGCAGAAACATGCGCTGGATGCGGCCTATGATCTCGGTTGTCGATTGGCGCAGCTGGAAAACGAGCAAGCAGGATAA